The Pseudomonas saponiphila DNA window CCATGTGCACGCCTTGAAGATGCCTTCGCTGGCAAGCCAGCTCCTACGAGTTCGGGCCGGGTGCTTATCCGCTGACGATGCGGTTCTTGCCCTGGCGCTTGGCGTGGTACATCGCCGCGTCGGCGCGGGCGAACAGGCTGTCGAGGCTTTCGTCATCGCGCCGCAGGTCGGTCAGGCCCTGGCTGACGGTGATAGTGAAGACCTGGCCCTGGTGGCTGAAGCTCTGGCGCTGGATTTCCCGTTGCAGACGTTCGGCCACCTGGTGCGCCCGGTCCGCGCTGCAGCCGGGAAACACCGCGGCAAATTCCTCGCCGCCAATACGCCCGAACAAGTCGCCACGGCGCAGTGCGGCGCGCCCGCTTTCGGCGATGCGCTGCAGGACGATGTCACCTTCGGGGTGGCCGTAGGTGTCGTTGATCACTTTGAAGTCATCGATATCCAGCAGCAGGAAGGCCAGGGGCGAGCCTTGCAGCCGCGCTTGCTCGAACTCGCGGTTGGCGCATTCGAAGAAGTGCCGGCGGTTGCTGCTCTGGGTCAGCACATCGGTGGTGGCCAGGCGTTGCAGTTCGGCTTCCAGCCGCTTCTTCTCGGTGATGTCTTCGGCGATGCCGACTACGATCAACCGTTGCCCGGGCTCGGCATTGCGGTTGATGAAGCATTTGTCGCTGAGCCAGCGCACCTGGCCCTGGGCATCGATGATGCGGTATTCGCGATCTTCCACCGCGCCCCTGTCCAGGACCTGGGCCAGGCTGCGTTCGGCGTATTCCAGGTCATCGGGGTAGATGCTGTCGCGCCACTGGTTGCAGTCCGCCAGTAGCAGGCCGGCGGGGCGACCGAAGATCCGTTCATAGGCCGGGCTGACGTACAGCACCTGGCGGTTCTCCCAATCGAAGGCCCAGAGCACGGCGTTGACGCTGACCAGCAGGGAGCTGAACAGCTGCTCGCGTTCGGTCAGGCGGGCTACTTCGCCCTGTGCATGCATCAGGGCCATCAGGGTTTGCGCGGCCTCGGGCCACTGGGGAAGCGAAGATGGAGTGTGTGGGTTCTTATTGACCATCGGCACAGATCTCAAAGGGCGTGCCGCGCGATGTTCGACAGCGGCTACAACCAAGCCCGCCTGGGTGGCGAAGTGTTCAGTGAGATAGGGGATCGGACGCTAAGTTCCCAGCCGTTGCGGCGATACCTGGCGCGCCCGCCGGACGGTCGCAGTCGCCCCTCGCCAGCTTGTGGCGAGGGGCTCTGGCTCAGGCTGCGGTGGGCCGCAGAGAGTAGGTTTTCAACTGATGGGCAAAGTCCCGCAGCGACTGGATGCCGCTGGCTTCGGCCTCGTGCACCCAGTCCTTGATCGCCGCCAGCATGTCGTGGCCGTTGGCGCTGGTCTTGACCCAGATCTGCTGCAGGGCCAGGCGTTTTTCGTAGATCACCTTCAAGGCCTGGCTGTGTTCCAGCATGTTCTGGATACGCAGGTGGTGGCGCTCTTCCAGCAGGCTGGTTTCCCGCGATAGCAGGCGCTTGGCGCGGTGGAACTGGTGGCGCACCGAGTGATCGACCTTGGCCAGTTCCTGTTTCACCAGCGGGCCGATCACCAGCTTGCGGTACTGGGCCATGATCTGGAACCGGTTGTTGAGGATGGCCATGGCGGTGTCCATGTCCAGGTGCCCCTTGCCTTCGACCCGATGGGCGATCGGCGCCACCCGCTGGACCTTGGCCAGCCGTAGCAGGCTGAACAGCTTGATCCAGGCCCAGCCCATGTCGAACTCCCATTTCTTCACCGAGAGCTTGGCCGAGTTGGGGTAGGTGTGATGGTTGTTATGCAGCTCTTCACCGCCAACGATGATGCCCCAGGGCACCAGGTTGGTGGCGGCGTCGCGGCATTCGAAGTTGCGGTAGCCCACCGCATGGCCCAGGCCGTTGATCACACCGGCGGCCCAGAACGGAATCCACATCATCTGGATGGCCCAGATGGTGATGCCGATGGTGCCGAACAGCAGCAGGTCGATGACCGCCATCAGCGCGATGCCACCCAGCTTGTAGCGGCTGTAGAGGTTGCGCTCGATCCAGTCTTCCGGGCAGTTCTTGCCATAGATGCGCAGGGTTTCCGGGTTCTTCGCCTCTTCGCGGTACAGCTCGGCGCCCTTGCGCAGCACGGTGGACAAGCCCTTGATCACCGGGCTGTGGGGGTCGTCGACGGTTTCGCATTTGGCGTGGTGCTTGCGGTGGATGGCGGTCCACTCACGGGTGTTCTGCGCCGTGGTCAGCCACAGCCAGAAGCGGAAGAAGTGTTTCAGGCCGGCGTTGAGTTCCAGGGAACGGTGCGCGGAGTAGCGATGCAGATAAATGGTGACCGCGACAATGGTCACGTGGGTCATCAAAAGAGTGACTGCCACCAGTTGCCAGGCGGACAAGCCAAGTAAACCTTCGTACCACATAGGCGATAAGGCCCTCGATAAAGAAAAAAACAGCTCAGGCATTATCACTATGCCCACTGAGAAAACCAGTCGCCCTTTCAGATAAGAGTGGCGGCATGTTTCTTCCTCTATAATCCCGAACTTTTCGTGTGGAAATAGACGGACTTATGTCGGTTTCTTATCGCAATGGCTTGCGTGCCGCGCTGCTTTACCTGCTGCTGTCGCTGATCTGGCTACAGTTCAGTGGTTATTTACTGAGCAGTTTCTTCGATGAATTCTCCGATCAGGCGCACTGGCACCAGATCAGTGGCTACGCCTGGGCACTGGTCAGCGCGGTGCTGATTTTCTTTGCCCGGGCTCGCCTGTTGCGGGTCATGGGGGCCGATCGCTGGTTGCGCCATCAACAGACCGATCGCGAGCGTCTGCGCCAGGCGGCGGCGGTGTTCGACTGCACCCGCGAAGGGGTGCTGGTCAGCGACACCCAGGGCCAGATCGTCCACGTCAATCGCGCCTTCATCGAAATCACCGGCTACCAGAGCGAAGAGGTGCTGGGGCGCCAGCCGAGCCTGTTCAAGTCCGGCCATCATTCGGCGGATTTCTACAAGGCGATGTTCGACTCGCTGCAGAAGACCGGAGAGTGGAGCGGCGAAATCTGGAACCGGCGCAAGAGCGGCGAGATCTACCCGCAGTGGCAGAGCATTCGCGCAATCCGCGATGAGCAGGGTGAGCTCACCCACTATGTCGCGGTGTTCTCCGACATCAGCGCAATCAAGGATTCCGAGCACGAACTGGCGCACCTGGCCCACCACGATCCGCTGACCGACCTGCCCAACCGCCTGCTGTTCACCGACCGCGCCGAACAGGCCCTGGCCTCGGCGCAGATCCACAAGCGCGGCTGCGCCATGCTGATGATCGACCTCGATCACTTCAAGATGATCAACGACAGCCTCGGTCACAACGTCGGCGACCAGTTGCTCAAGGCCGTGGGCGAGCGCCTGGGAGGCATGTTCGGTCCAGGCATGACCCTGGCGCGCCTGGGCGGCGACGAGTTCGCCGTGCTGGCCGAAAGCTGTCCGCAGCTGGTGCAGGCCGCGGCCCTGGCCCAACGCATCATCGACGGCCTCAGGGAACCCTTCCAGCTGGGCGAACAGCAGGTGGTGATCAACGCCAGCATCGGCATCAGCCTGTTTCCCAGCGATGCCCTGAGCGCCAGCCAGCTGCTGCGCAACGCCGACGCGGCGCTGTTCAAGGCCAAGAGCGCCGGACGCAACGGTTACGCGTTGTACACCGAAGAACTCACCGCCCATGCGCAGCAGCGAGTGGAAATTGCCTTCGAACTGCGCCGGGCCCTGGAGCAGCAGGAACTGCGGGTCTACTACCAGCCGGTACACGATCTCAAGAGCAGCCGCCTGATCGGCGTCGAGGCCCTGGTGCGCTGGGAGCATCCGCAGCGTGGCCTGGTATCCCCGGCGGAGTTCATCCCCATCGCCGAACGCACCGGGATGATTGCCGAGATCGACGCCTGGGTCATGCAGCAGGCCTGTCGGCAGATGTGCCAGTGGCAGGCCGACGGCGTGGTGCTGTCGTTTATCGCGGTGAACGTTTCGACCCGGCTGTTCGCCCGCAGCGAGCTGTACCAGCAGGTCGCCCAGGTGCTGCACGACACCGGCCTGGACCCGGCCTACCTGGAGCTGGAGGTCACCGAGAGCGCGGTGATGGATGACCCGGAAGTGGCCCTGGAACAGATGCACCGGCTGCGCGAGTTGGGCATTCGCCTGGCCATCGACGACTTCGGCACCGGCTATTCCTCGCTGTTGCGGCTCAAGCGCCTGCCGGTGCAGAAGCTCAAGATCGACCAGGGCTTTGTCGCCGGCCTGCCGCTCGATGAAGACGATGCGGCCATCTCTCGGGTGATCATCGCCCTGGCCCAGAGCATGGGCATGCAGGTGCACGCCGAAGGCATCGAACAGGTGGAGCAGGCGCGCTTCCTGCTCGAACACGGTTGCGACCTGGGGCAGGGCTACTGGTTCGGTCGGCCGATGCCGGCGCAGGAGTTGAACTGGAGCAACGCACCGCCGATTCACTGACGGCCATACCTCAGGCTGTTATCCGCTTGCAGCTTGCAGCTTGCAGCTTGCAGCTGCAGGCCGCGATCCACCTGCAAATCGCTCCTGGTTATATAAAAATTCTTAAATAGTATTTTTAAGAATATCCGTGCCTATCTACTATTGCTCCCACGCCGCAAGCAGTGCCGCCACTGCCAGGCACATCTCACTCAGGAGCAGCACCATGAGCGCATCTCTACGTAGCGTTGACGGCCAGGACGAAGCAACCATCTTGCGTGAAATTCAAAGCGCTCTGCGCGACCTGCGTTTTGGCGCGGTGGAAATCACCGTGCACAACGCCCAGGTCGTGCAGATCGAACGCAAGGAAAAATTCCGTCTGCAGCAGCCCGGCCACAAGCCCGGCTAATGCCGCCCCGCGCAATACCGCATCACCCTCTCGCCATCGAGAGGCCCGACTGGACAACCGGAGGGCGTCATCCATGACCCCCAGTCTGATTCCCAGCGTTCACCCACGAATGCGGGCCTGATTCGCCATAAGAAAAATGCCAGCACTTTAAAAAAATTCGGGAGCTCCATCATGTCGTCGATTCGCCGTTATGCCCTGGCCGCCCTCGCCAGCGCCATTTTTGCCGGTTCCGCCGTTGCCAAGGATTACGAGCTGCTCAACGTGTCCTACGACCCGACCCGCGAGCTGTATCAGGACTACAACGCCGAGTTCACAAGCTTCTGGAAGCAGTCGCATCCCGGCGACAACGTGAAGATCCAGCAATCCCACGGTGGTTCCGGCAAACAGGGGCGGGCGGTGATCGACGGCCTGCGTGCCGACGTGGTGACCCTGGCCCTGGCCGGTGACATCGACGAAATCGCCAAGCTCGGCAAGAGCCTGCCGGTGGACTGGCAGAAGCGCCTGCCCGATGCCAGCACTCCCTACACCTCGACCATCGTGTTCCTGGTGCGCAAGGGCAATCCCAAAGGCATCAAGGACTGGGGCGACCTGATCAAGAAAGACGTCTCGGTGATCACCCCGAACCCGAAAACCTCCGGCGGCGCCCGCTGGAACTTCCTCGCCGCCTGGGCCTATGGTCTGAAGGCCGGTGGCAGTGAAGCCCGTGCCCAGGAGTACGTGAAGGAGCTGTACAAGCACGTACCGGTACTGGACACCGGTGCTCGCGGCTCGACCATCACCTTCGTCAACAACGGCCAGGGCGACGTGCTGCTGGCCTGGGAAAACGAAGCCTTCCTGGCCCTCAAGGAAGACGGCGGCGCCGACAAGTTCGACATCGTCGTGCCTTCGCTGTCGATCCTCGCCGAGCCACCGGTGGCGGTGGTGGACAAGAACGCCGAGAAGAAAGGCAACAGCGAAATCGCCGAGGCCTACCTCAAGCACCTGTACAGCCCGGCCGGCCAGGAAATCGCCGCGAAGAACTTCTACCGTCCGCGGGACAAGAACGTCGCCGCCAAATACGCCCAGCAGTTCCCCAAACTGGAGCTGGTGACTATCGACAAGGACTTCGGCGGCTGGAAAACTGCCCAACCGAAATTCTTCAATGACGGTGGCGTGTTCGACCAGATCTACACGGCCCAATAAACCCGACCCTCCGTAGGAGCTGGCTTGCCAGCGAAGGCGCCCCGAAGGGCAACGCACGACTTGCAGGCCTTTCGCCGCAAGCCGGCTCCTGCGAGGCAGAGCCCGCATTCAGTTGCGGGCTTTGCGTATCCGTTCCGTTAACCAAGGACTTTTATGTCGCGTCGTATCTCCCCCGTCATACCCGGCTTCGGGCTGACGCTGGGCTACACCTTGGTGTACCTCAGTCTGATTGTGCTCATTCCCCTGGCGGCGATGTTCGTGCATGCCGCACAACTCACCTGGGAACAGTTCTGGGCAATCATTTCGGCGCCACGGGTGCTCGCCGCACTCCAGCTGAGTTTCGGTACCGCGTTGTACGCGGCCATCATCAACGGCGTCATCGGTACTCTGCTGGCCTGGGTCCTGGTGCGCTACAGCTTCCCCGGGCGCAAGATCATCGATGCCATGATCGACCTGCCCTTTGCCCTGCCCACCGCCGTGGCGGGCATTGCCCTGACCGCGCTCTACGCACCCACCGGCCTGGTGGGGCAGTTCGCCACCGACCTGGGCTTCAAGATCGCCTATACGCCCCTGGGCATCACCCTGGCGCTGACCTTCGTCACCCTGCCGTTCGTGGTACGTACGGTGCAGCCGGTGCTGGCGGACATTCCCCGTGAAGTGGAAGAGGCCGCCGCCTGCCTCGGCGCCAAGCCCTGGCAGGTGTTCCGCCATATCCTGGTGCCGGCCTTGCTGCCGGCCTGGCTCACCGGTTTTGCCCTGGCCTTCGCCCGGGGCGTAGGCGAGTACGGTTCGGTGATCTTCATCGCTGGCAACATGCCGATGAAGACCGAGATCCTGCCGCTGCTGATCATGGTCAAGCTCGACCAGTACGATTACACCGGCGCCACTTCCATCGGCGTGCTGATGCTGGTGGTTTCCTTTGTCCTGTTGCTGCTGATCAACCTGCTGCAGCGGCGCATCGAACGTCCATAAGGAGGCGCGAACATGTCCCAATCGTCTATTTCCGTCGCCGCCTCCGCCAACGCCGCCCGCCGTGGCAGTGCCACCTCGCGGCGGCTGCTGATCGGCCTGGGCTGGCTGATCTTCGCCCTGTTCCTGCTGCTGCCGCTGTTCATCGTGGTGTCCCAGGGCCTGAAGCTGGGCATCGGCGCCTTCTTCGAGGCGATCTTCGAGCCCGACGCCCTGTCGGCGCTGAAGCTCACGGTGATTGCCGTGCTGGTTTCGGTGCCCCTGAACCTGGTGTTCGGGGTCAGCGCCGCCTGGTGCGTGAGCAAGTACTCGTTCCGCGGCAAGAGCATCCTGGTAACCCTGATCGACCTGCCGTTCTCGGTGTCGCCGGTGATCGCCGGCCTGGTCTACGTGCTGATGTTCGGCGCCCAGGGCCTGTTCGGCCCGTGGCTTTCGGATCACGACATCCAGATTGTCTTCGCCTTGCCGGGCATCGTCCTGGCCACCATCTTCGTCACCGTGCCCTTCGTCGCCCGGGAGCTGATCCCGCTGATGCAGGAGCAGGGCACCCAGGAAGAGGAGGCCGCCAGGTTGCTGGGGGCCAACGGCTGGCAGATGTTCTGGCACGTCACGGTGCCCAACATCAAATGGGGCCTGATCTACGGCGTGGTGCTGTGTACCGCCCGGGCCATGGGCGAATTCGGCGCGGTGTCGGTGGTCTCCGGGCATATTCGCGGGGTCACCAACACCCTGCCGCTGCACGTGGAAATCCTCTACAACGAGTACAACCACGTGGCCGCGTTTGCCGTCGCCAGCCTGTTGCTGATCCTTGCGCTGTTCATCCTGCTGCTCAAGCAGTGGAGCGAATCCCGAATCAACCGCCTGCGCGCCAGCGCCGCGGAGGAATAACTCATGTCGATCGAAGTCCGTAACGTCAGCAAGAACTTCAACGCCTTCAAGGCCCTGAACAGCATCAACCTGGATATCCACAGCGGCGAGCTGGTGGCGCTGCTGGGGCCGTCCGGCTGCGGCAAGACCACCCTGCTGCGGATCATCGCCGGCCTGGAAACCCCGGACGACGGCAGCATCGTGTTCCACGGCGAGGACGTGTCTGGCCACGACGTGCGTGATCGCAACGTCGGTTTCGTGTTCCAGCACTACGCGCTGTTTCGCCACATGAGCGTGTTCGACAACGTCGCCTTCGGCCTGCGCATGAAGCCCAAGCACCAGCGCCCCAGCGAGAGCAAGATCGCCGAGAAGGTCCACGAGCTGTTGAACATGGTGCAGCTGGACTGGCTCTCCGACCGCTACCCGGAGCAACTTTCCGGTGGCCAGCGCCAGCGCATCGCCCTGGCCCGCGCCCTGGCGGTGGAGCCCAAGGTACTGCTGCTGGACGAACCTTTCGGCGCTCTCGACGCCAAGGTGCGCAAGGAGCTACGGCGCTGGCTGGCGCGGCTGCACGAAGACATCAACCTGACGTCGGTGTTCGTCACCCACGACCAGGAAGAAGCCATGGAAGTGGCCGATCGCATCGTGGTGATGAACAAGGGCGTGATCGAGCAGATCGGCTCCCCAGGCGATGTCTACGAGAACCCGGCCAGCGACTTCGTCTACCACTTCCTCGGTGACTCCAACCGCTTGCACCTGGGGGAGGACCACCACGTGCTGTTCCGTCCTCACGAAGTGTCGCTATCGCGTTCGGAACTCGAAGACCACCACGCCGCCGAAGTGCGCGACATCCGTCCGCTGGGCGCTACCACCCGGGTCACCCTCAAGGTGGAAGGGCAGAGCGAGCTGATCGAAGCCGAAGTGGTGAAGGACCACGACAGCCTGATCGGCCTGGCCCGTGGCGAGACGCTGTTCTTCAAGCCCAAGGTCTGGCAGAAGCACACCAGCCTCTGACCCCGCCGACATCACGCCCGCTGTAGGAGCTGGCTTGCCAGCGAAAGGGTCCTTCAGGCTTGCACCTGGCTCGAAGGCTCCTTCGCCGGCAAGCCGGCTCCTACAGCGGTCCGGCTCAATCCTCCCGAAGCGTGCCAGGGCTTCAGATCATGGCTTTCTTGTGGCGCAGGGCCACCGGGCCCGAGCGCTGCTCGATGGCCTGTTTCAAGTCATGGCGCAGCCCCAGCAGGAACGCCAGCTCGGCCACCACGAACAGCGGGCCGACGATCAGGCCCGACAGATCATCGACAAAGGCCGGCTTGCGGCCTTCGTAGTAATGGCCGATGAACTGGATCACCCAGCCGACCACGAACAGCCCCAGGCCGCAGCTCAACCACAGCCCGGTGCTCTGCGCTGCCAGCGCCTGCCCGGCCCAGACCGACAGCCCCATCAGCACACTCATCAACACGCCCAGGCGCAACTCCAGGCGCAGGTAGAACACGCACGAGGCCAGGGCCAGCAGCACGGCCGGCGACACCAGGATCCCCGCCAGTGGCCAGGCGGGACGGGACAAGAGCACGGCCACCGCCACCACAATCAGCGGAATGCCGATAAAGTGGCTGGCGATATTGCGCGGGTCGCGGTGGTAGGCGGCGTATTGACTGAGATGATCAACGAGGCTTTTCATTGTTGTTCCTCCGTTAGGGTGGCCCGATCATGCCCGGCGCTGGTTTGCGGTTCTGTCAGCTAGGCGACAATCATTGCGATGCCCTGAGGGAAAGACCTGTTCATGGACCTGCACCCGTGGCGTGAATGCCTGATGAACGGCCAGTGGTTCAGCCACTTGCCGGTTTCCTTACAGAATAGTTTGCTCGACAACGCCCGCCTGCGCCGGCTGGCGGCGGGGCAGTGCCTGTTCCTGCGCGGCGATCCGCCCTGCGGGTTGTACGCGGTAGTCGAGGGCACGGTACGGGTGGGCGCGGTCAGCGAACAGGGCAAGGAGGCGTTGCTCAGCTTGATGCAGGCGCCTCACTGGTTCGGCGAGATCAGCCTGTTCGATGGCCAGCCACGCACCCACGATGCCTACGCCGAGGGCGCCTGTACCTTGCTCCAGGTGCCGCAGGCGAACCTGCTGCAACTGCTGGAGCAACAGCCGCAGTACTGGCGCCAGTTCGCCCTGCTGATGAGCCACAAACTGCGCCTGGCCTTTATCAATCTGGAGCAGTTGAGCCTGATGCCGGCCCCGGCGCGGGTGGCCAGCCGCCTGCTGGCGATGGCCACCGGCTACGGCGAAGTCAGCCAGTGCCGCAGCCTGCTGCAATTGCCCCAGGAGCAGTTGGCGCTGATGCTTTCGCTGTCGCGCCAGACCACCAACCAGATCCTCAAGGACCTGCAGCACCAGGGCATCCTGCGCCTGAGCTACGGCGAGATCGAAATCCTCGACACCGAGCGCTTGCGCGCCCTGGCCGGCCTGTAGGAGCTGGCTTGCCAGCGAAGAGGCCCTCAAGACCGCCTTCGCCAGCAGTCCGCTCCTACGAACCGCGATAGGTCGAGAAGCCATAAGGGCTGAGCAACAACGGAATGTGGTAGTGCTGCTCGGTCTGCTTGACCTCGAAGATCACCGGAATCTCCGGGAAGAAGGTGTCGCGCTTGGCCTGCTTGAAATATTCGCCGGTCTTGAATACCACTCGATATTCGCCGGCGGTCAGCGCCTGGCCCGTGGGAAACAGTTCGCTGATCCGCCCTTGCTCGTTGGTCACGCCTTCGGACAAGGCTTTCCAGTCCTGGCCCACATGCTGCTCCAGGGTCACCTTGACCCCCGGCGAGGGCAGGCCGTTCTCCAGGTTCAGCACATGCACGCTCAACGGATTGCCCGCCGCCAGGGCCAGGCTCGACAGGCCGCAGAGGCCGACAGCGGCCAGGCTATTACGCAAAAAGTTCATGCAAGACTCCTCATTACACTGATCAAACAACACACACGCCGGCCGCGTTACAACACGGCCCGCAAACCGATGTTCTGCGCTGCTTTGAGCGCACATTCTTCGTCCTGCGCGGCGCCACCGGCACCGGCAATGCCCATGGCGCCCACCAGCTCGCTTCCGGCGAACAGCGGAATCCCGCCCCCCAGCAGCAACAGCTCGGGCAAGGTATTGAGATTGGCCGCCTCGGGGTTGTTGCGCGCCCGTTCGGCGAACAGCCGGCTCGGGGTCTTGCTGGACAGCGCGGTATACGCCTTGCGCTGGCTGGCGACGGTGTTGTGCGGGCCGACGCCATCGGCGCGCAGGGTCACCAAGAGGTTGCCGCCACGGTCCAGCACCGACACCACGGCCGTGCACTGGGCCAGGCTGGCGTCCGCCAGCTGACGGGCGGTGGCCAGGTCTAGCTCGGCGTGGCGAGGCAGTTCCGGGGCCGCCAGGGCGCTGCCGGCAAGGCCCAGACCAATGCTTAGAACCAGGGGTTTGAAGATCATGGGAAGGCTCCTGAAAGACAGGTCGCCACCTTAGCCAGCGGTCCTCGTCAGAACCTCGTCAGTTGGATTACAAGTTTGTAATGGGCAAGCGCGCGCCGGGCGCCTAGCCTGTGCCGATCATTTCCGAGGTGCGCCATGCGTTTGCTGGTAGTTGAAGACGAAGCCAAGACCGCGAATTTCCTTGCCAAGGGCCTGGGAGAGTCCGGATTCGCCGTGGACGTGGCCCTGAACGGCCTGGACGGGCGCTATTTCATCGAGCAGCAGGCATACGACCTGATCATCCTCGACGTGATGCTCCCCGGCCTCAACGGCTGGCAGTTGCTGCAACTGATCCGCCAGCGCGGCGCCACCCCGGTGCTGTTCCTCACCGCCAAGGACGCCATCGAAGACCGGGTTCGCGGCCTGGAGCTGGGCGCCGACGACTACCTGCTCAAGCCCTTCGCCTTCGCCGAACTGCTGGCCCGGGTGCGTACCCTGTTGCGTCGTGGGCCGCTGCGCGAGGCCGAGTCCTTCAGCATCGCTGACCTGGAGATCGACGTGCTGCGCCGCCGCGTCAGCCGCGGCGGCCAGCGCATCGCCCTGACCAACAAGGAATTCGCCCTGCTGCACCTGTTGGCCAGCCGCCAGGGCGAAGTGCTGTCGCGGACCCTGATCGCTTCCCAGGTGTGGAACCTGAATTTCGACAGCGACACCAACATGGTGGAAGTGGCGGTGCGCCGGCTGCGGGCCAAGGTCGACGATCCCTACATGCCCAAGCTGATCCACACCGTGCGTGGCGTCGGCTACCAGCTGGAAGCCCCGGATGCAGCGCTCTAGTTCCATTGCCTGGCGGCTGGCCCTGGCCTTTGCCGCGGTCTGCGCCCTGGTGCTCAGCATGATCGGGGTGTTTCTCTACCGCTCCCTGGCCGGGGAGATCGCCTACCGCGACGACCTTGCCCTGATGGGCCGACTGGAACAGGTGCGGGCCCTGCTGCAGGACAGCGACAGCCTGGACGCTCTGCAAGCCCGGCCACGGCTGTACCAGAACATGCTGGGCAACCAGGAAAGCCTGCTGCTGGTGCGGCGGGCCGATGGCTCGACGGTGATCGGCATCAACCCCCGGCAGCAGCGCTTGCCCGAGTTGCAGCCGATCGCCCAGGAACTGCGTCCACAACGCCGGGACATTCTCCTCTGGCCGGGCAGCGACCAGGTCCCGGTGGCGTTGCTGGCGGGGCAGGCCAGCGGCCCAGAGGGCGAGGTCCTGACGGTGATCGCCGGGAAGATCCTCAGCGAGCGCGAGCAGATGCTCGCCAGCTACCGCCTGCGCCTGTACCTGGCGGTAGGCCTGGGGGCCTTGCTGGCCTTTGCCTTGGGCCTGCTGCTGTTG harbors:
- a CDS encoding DUF962 domain-containing protein; the protein is MKSLVDHLSQYAAYHRDPRNIASHFIGIPLIVVAVAVLLSRPAWPLAGILVSPAVLLALASCVFYLRLELRLGVLMSVLMGLSVWAGQALAAQSTGLWLSCGLGLFVVGWVIQFIGHYYEGRKPAFVDDLSGLIVGPLFVVAELAFLLGLRHDLKQAIEQRSGPVALRHKKAMI
- a CDS encoding Crp/Fnr family transcriptional regulator, which translates into the protein MDLHPWRECLMNGQWFSHLPVSLQNSLLDNARLRRLAAGQCLFLRGDPPCGLYAVVEGTVRVGAVSEQGKEALLSLMQAPHWFGEISLFDGQPRTHDAYAEGACTLLQVPQANLLQLLEQQPQYWRQFALLMSHKLRLAFINLEQLSLMPAPARVASRLLAMATGYGEVSQCRSLLQLPQEQLALMLSLSRQTTNQILKDLQHQGILRLSYGEIEILDTERLRALAGL
- the uraH gene encoding hydroxyisourate hydrolase, which encodes MNFLRNSLAAVGLCGLSSLALAAGNPLSVHVLNLENGLPSPGVKVTLEQHVGQDWKALSEGVTNEQGRISELFPTGQALTAGEYRVVFKTGEYFKQAKRDTFFPEIPVIFEVKQTEQHYHIPLLLSPYGFSTYRGS
- a CDS encoding GlcG/HbpS family heme-binding protein, which translates into the protein MIFKPLVLSIGLGLAGSALAAPELPRHAELDLATARQLADASLAQCTAVVSVLDRGGNLLVTLRADGVGPHNTVASQRKAYTALSSKTPSRLFAERARNNPEAANLNTLPELLLLGGGIPLFAGSELVGAMGIAGAGGAAQDEECALKAAQNIGLRAVL
- a CDS encoding heavy metal response regulator transcription factor; amino-acid sequence: MRLLVVEDEAKTANFLAKGLGESGFAVDVALNGLDGRYFIEQQAYDLIILDVMLPGLNGWQLLQLIRQRGATPVLFLTAKDAIEDRVRGLELGADDYLLKPFAFAELLARVRTLLRRGPLREAESFSIADLEIDVLRRRVSRGGQRIALTNKEFALLHLLASRQGEVLSRTLIASQVWNLNFDSDTNMVEVAVRRLRAKVDDPYMPKLIHTVRGVGYQLEAPDAAL